One window from the genome of Bacillus sp. (in: firmicutes) encodes:
- a CDS encoding PrkA family serine protein kinase, which yields MDILKRIEQFRENEERLKWEGTFAQYLEIVKQKPWVAQSAHSRVYNMIKDAGYEVVDGKKRYKFFSQQLFGLEEALERLVEEYFHPAAKRLDVRKRILLLMGPVSGGKSTLVTLLKRGLEAYTRTDRGAIYAIKGCPMHEDPLHLIPHHLRDDFYKQYGVRIEGNLSPLNMMRLEQEYGGRIEDVMVERIFFSEDKRVGIGTFSPSDPKSQDIADLTGSIDFSTIAEYGSESDPRAYRFDGELNKANRGIMEFQEMLKCDEKFLWHLLSLTQEGNFKAGRFALISADELIVAHTNETEYRSFISNKKNEALHSRIIVMPIPYNLKLSDEEKIYEKMIKESDVADVHIAPHTLRVAAMFTILTRLKEPKRGDIDLIKKMRLYDGESVEGFNSTDVEELKKEYPDEGMSGIDPRYVINRISSTIIRKEIHSINALDVLRSLKEGLDQHPSITQELKEKYLNFISLARKEYDEIAKKEVQKAFVYSYEESAKTLMDNYLDNVEAYCNKAKLRDPLTGEEINPDEKLMRSIEEQIGISENAKKAFREEILIRISAYARKGKRFDYNSHDRLREAIQKKLFADLKDVVKITTSTKTPDEQQLKKVNEVVARLIDEYGYNSTSANELLQYVGSLLNR from the coding sequence ATGGATATTTTAAAAAGGATTGAACAATTTCGTGAAAACGAAGAAAGATTGAAATGGGAAGGCACGTTTGCTCAATATTTAGAGATTGTCAAACAAAAGCCGTGGGTTGCACAGTCGGCGCATTCAAGGGTATATAATATGATCAAAGATGCCGGATACGAAGTAGTTGATGGAAAAAAACGATACAAATTTTTTAGTCAACAATTGTTCGGTTTGGAAGAAGCGTTGGAACGTTTAGTGGAAGAATATTTTCATCCAGCAGCGAAACGACTCGATGTCAGGAAACGCATTTTACTATTAATGGGGCCAGTGAGCGGCGGTAAGTCAACGTTAGTTACGTTGTTAAAGCGTGGCCTAGAGGCGTATACACGAACGGATCGAGGAGCGATTTACGCAATTAAAGGATGTCCGATGCATGAAGACCCACTCCATTTGATTCCACATCATTTACGTGATGATTTTTACAAACAGTACGGGGTGCGAATCGAAGGGAATTTATCACCATTAAACATGATGCGTTTGGAACAAGAGTATGGCGGACGTATTGAAGATGTCATGGTTGAACGTATTTTCTTCTCAGAAGATAAACGTGTCGGTATTGGAACATTTAGTCCATCTGATCCAAAATCACAAGATATTGCCGATTTAACAGGCAGTATTGACTTTTCAACGATTGCTGAGTACGGATCTGAATCCGATCCTCGAGCATATCGATTTGACGGTGAGCTAAACAAAGCAAACCGAGGAATTATGGAATTCCAAGAAATGTTAAAATGTGATGAAAAGTTTTTATGGCACTTGCTTTCGCTTACACAAGAAGGAAATTTTAAAGCTGGACGTTTTGCACTTATTTCAGCGGATGAGCTCATTGTCGCCCATACGAATGAAACCGAGTATCGTTCGTTTATTTCCAATAAAAAAAATGAAGCGCTTCATTCACGGATCATTGTTATGCCGATTCCGTATAACTTAAAGTTATCAGATGAAGAAAAAATTTACGAAAAAATGATTAAAGAAAGCGATGTAGCGGATGTGCATATTGCTCCGCATACGTTGCGCGTGGCAGCGATGTTTACCATCTTAACTCGTCTAAAAGAACCGAAACGGGGCGATATTGATTTAATTAAGAAGATGCGCCTGTATGACGGAGAAAGTGTCGAAGGGTTTAATTCGACTGACGTAGAAGAATTGAAAAAAGAGTATCCAGATGAAGGAATGAGCGGTATTGACCCACGATATGTGATTAACCGAATTTCTTCTACGATTATCCGAAAAGAAATACATTCCATAAACGCCCTAGATGTATTGCGTTCACTAAAAGAAGGATTAGACCAACATCCTTCTATTACGCAAGAGCTCAAAGAAAAATATTTGAACTTTATTTCACTTGCACGTAAAGAATACGACGAAATTGCGAAAAAAGAAGTACAAAAAGCGTTCGTCTACTCCTATGAAGAGTCTGCAAAAACGTTAATGGATAACTACTTAGACAACGTGGAAGCTTATTGTAACAAGGCGAAGCTCCGCGATCCGTTAACTGGAGAAGAAATTAATCCTGATGAAAAATTAATGCGTTCGATTGAAGAGCAAATTGGTATTTCTGAAAATGCAAAAAAAGCGTTCCGGGAAGAAATTTTAATCCGTATCTCGGCCTATGCACGCAAAGGAAAACGATTTGACTACAATTCGCATGATCGTCTAAGAGAAGCGATTCAAAAGAAATTGTTTGCTGATTTAAAAGATGTCGTAAAAATTACAACGTCCACCAAGACGCCTGATGAACAACAACTGAAGAAAGTTAACGAAGTCGTAGCTCGTTTAATTGATGAATATGGCTACAATTCGACGTCAGCGAACGAGTTGCTCCAATATGTAGGAAGTTTATTAAACCGATAA
- a CDS encoding YbjQ family protein: protein MIVSTTHTLQGKKVERYLGVVSGEAIMGANVVRDFLASVTDVIGGRSSSYENKLAEGREIALREMQEKAQRLGANAVIGVDLDFETLRDGMMMCVATGTAVYMKDEE from the coding sequence ATGATCGTATCAACGACTCATACACTTCAAGGAAAGAAAGTGGAACGGTACTTAGGGGTCGTTTCTGGAGAAGCGATTATGGGTGCAAACGTCGTGCGAGACTTTTTAGCTTCGGTAACGGATGTAATTGGAGGACGTAGCTCTTCTTATGAAAATAAGCTAGCTGAAGGCCGAGAAATTGCGCTACGCGAAATGCAAGAAAAAGCCCAACGGCTGGGTGCAAATGCAGTAATCGGGGTGGACCTTGATTTTGAAACACTTCGCGATGGCATGATGATGTGTGTAGCTACGGGCACGGCCGTTTACATGAAAGATGAAGAATAA